A genomic segment from Acyrthosiphon pisum isolate AL4f chromosome A3, pea_aphid_22Mar2018_4r6ur, whole genome shotgun sequence encodes:
- the LOC100570634 gene encoding vacuolar protein sorting-associated protein 13C isoform X1: MEYGPAVQMSIGSIYLSDLQHICKSGHTVVLFSITTNSLVQESTNLLYRKVKADCPDFKSHFHSVEKSLVLDLNHVSCVFHRTSFIKFYKYMQYIIQRIGNRRIFSSLTTENIQNCVNNCFSNNDPPVPQGATKFSYSARISNFQILICDTEFEFLDVKIGGLESDCTFKANDRMVFRFYVMNMSIDDLSRMTLYPKLLYTDADKLLEFKYVRHNPRLYKTSIEAQTDDVKSDGSIKLYIGQVHITVLCSILLDFQYFIDPIISEELVDFSRRLRKVLLPFTPDFRNGWKSKMHLSICLHFPVVLFPQNSTSPNVILCSLGDLTVENFFKEQLKKDYDNLDIVDNILANWDAINVSRAIMTLDGTLIIQEPMVESFGIRLNIKRNTTNKLLYRMNGGIDNIQINLGQKDLAIFLLVWADNFEYGHCIEEMLYMMMPHISGILEDQDLKKIQVFFNHETSIHEIDFKFSIDGIQIALFANSDEILSSPIRDINHSLCRFDLDEINIKIDMFSDDRVILSTTVQRCMLEDTRRHNTSEKMIFEPVGPSDSSNEVHISVSTPPLFDLSFEKTYSGDRTIHIHLDKTRLNFSIPFVVELTQFVLDSLPIKRKNTDGTLASPMLNVDSHRKYPDEKRSVERKPMNIEKQSALTISVRFGRPEIAILPPGVEELDIRDQVLLCRTEFLLDYGRHPGHEERLVCSLSNFHILAVSKKRRAEKMVLHPCDIEFSRTLKSGDHDAIEILIRSSPLNVHLSTSTVHIILNAIDLMEFNYDEDPDFEGSSYREFKNDDLWTPKSIVPNTVPNKLVPKRTFFSFFQSKFSNTMDVKSENLELYIQDINVSLELEELDLEDIPMIMFKSSLKVQVKDWSDQFNLKGGLNLKASYFNCNLSVWEPFIEPWNIKLKGFLGKFNVKQMDLGDVLVQSSHQSVVEGESESSDDESEAEMKFIRKTVKSRETSLEKWYSDDSDSDQETGVMDKLAKAITHLISEYVKCECSDEDLTNSDSSDESGAEQESRNISQERIKKKISYSSDSGLENDSEGLETSTYIIFETERLEVSFTPANISVIDTLIKSLYNPKTDDCDSTESFVLVNDLAVRSIVMLYQKTERGLEQILEAIDGSRTSSISRQSMSNDCTFVNNLTKKNNHENIDDNSSEMMYKKITDYQLNIKVEGFDDLIVVCPKRTCNKLHALSPVKNDTRYWIMVSVVSKKLSHIITIRSPLMLKNDTSFPLMIHYNRTEAIDTFEMDTGVVEESDNPFESTCTLAILEAGSIFNVPIALAYHSKLFLSPANLQNYLVSDSGVWWPDLSVDTSCAKELVCATSKVDEQPNFSIRVVCEEGEPVFNRASRTVPNYTLRAVPPVVIHNFLPFAIEFSFPNFKHHIEASEKIDVYMLNITHKVLKTDLIVPSYLGISWSGSFNLRKDINEKTVNMSTEHDTDGGNKHLKIAIKITNEDSCRIFIHSPYWIVNKTGLPLQLRGSRSDIVYESHTEEPLLFSYKRLKKRCIKLRAYHSNWSSAFSMDTVYCPGLVICKDKERQKKYRILMKPVLSHLCPHLTTIVTFLPNFSVVNNFNRSLRFMEDNQDADLWTDILQGQTLPFWPETDSMRMFVKLRDGKSGSQHFSIIKEEQTVLRMDKGRALVVKITGGGENPFLISFQKFCQNDAPVRVDNMCDDIFLKIHQKNLGQVTLLSPHQSLLYTWDDPTEERVLYWNAYSKKNKSYVAEFEKDGFGQKRISFCQIKPAEIANINLNFIKLITNQHLESPDTSETSDSDSDAGPPIRLPRTKKSKVVVYWVSYMDAVGQRVLLFTQDEKAAATARKNIENNKSSIDLIVAMDGLGLSLSTSRGVHTEEIAYLSLTDSASEWMVRVRNVWKPFTVELACWLEDMWKNDDKKAHLKDYVHVDFDKMQMIRPFFGHLRRSYNPAARIRCKFTSKSTTVCFKIHRIQLDNQLSDCTFKTALYQTSVCKTSPRYFKPFLELSYSKTPISNHYDVYKYFDISLQDFTVQLDRTFVVSMHKTLSPLLAVFECPLDARFRQDVSSLHAPNIPPGRNPGKVFVEYFHCSPFNIQLSFSAKVPELSPLKSSNSFATDALLYVLDGHSNRLSDIKAVNLNVNSLTRKGLYKESFNSMFSYGLKNYARQLLKQCHVSIFNLDVLENIYEMDEIDEKLNFEEYLGPFIEEVQGSFRAIESVEKWNFEELLPEQMISVHKGTEMSVLLSMSGAIQRPHIGGEDDSAAESFFRGPGRNLLAVLSKSNVSDKVSMAYDGVKRIIESGEEVVMRTRIPRYVNPMGMKSYSMYEAVGLHLFKMLSRSLSNDGYWAHVSLLPEGKKVLLITLRRVILAEKYRTKGPWEIEWSIYVDNIIDVPTVVENKLSFKVRQDEHHSSYFFRGDEKCIEYNDKTTLKWIKNKIQQVMVLGYEDKPLNS; this comes from the exons ATGGAATATGGGCCAGCTGTACAAATGTCAATTGGATCAATTTATCTATCTGATTTACAACATATTTGCAAAAGTGGTCATACcgttgtattattttcaataacaacCAATTCTTTAGTACAAGAATCTACTAATTTGCTTTACAGAAAA gtaaaagcTGATTGTCCTGATTTTAAAAGTCATTTTCACAGTGTAGAAAAGTCTCTTGTATTAGATTTAAATCACGTATCATGTGTGTTTCATAGAacttcatttataaaattttacaaatatatgcaatatattatacaaag AATTGGTAATAGACGTATTTTTTCATCTTTAACAactgaaaatattcaaaattgtgtaaacaattgtttttctaacaATGATCCACCTGTGCCACAAGGAGCAACAAAGTTTAGTTATTCTGctagaatttcaaattttcaaatattaatttgtgatactgaatttgaatttttggaTGTTAAG attggTGGCTTAGAAAGTGATTGCACGTTTAAAGCAAATGATCGGAtggtatttagattttatgtgaTGAATATGAGCATTGATGATTTGTCTCGAATGACTTTGTATCCcaag ttactaTATACGGACGCAGATAAGCTTTTGGAATTCAAATATGTACGACATAATCCCAGGCTTTACAAAACAAGCATTGAAGCACAGACAGATGATGTAAAATCAGATGGAAGTATTAAGTTGTACATAGGACAAGTACATATAACAGTTTTATGcagtattttattagattttcaa tatttcaTTGATCCAATCATTTCTGAAGAACTTGTTGATTTTAGTCGACGTTTACGTAAGGTTTTACTTCCATTTACACCAGATTTTCGAAATGGATGGAAGAGTAAAATGCATTTGTCGATATGCTTACATTTTCCTGTGGTATTATTTCCACAGAATTCTACCTCTCCCAATGTTATTTTATGCAGCTTAGGAGATCTTACGGTGGAAAACTTTTTTAAagagcaattgaaaaaagatTATGACAATTTAgatattgttgataatattttagctaaTTGGGATGCAATTAATGTATCTAGAGCTATTATGACATTAGATGGAACACTCATTATTCAA gaACCAATGGTAGAATCTTTTGGAATCCGTTTGAACATTAAAAGAAATACTACAAACAAACTTTTATATCGGATGAATGGAGGAATTgacaatattcaaattaatctgGGACAGAAAGATCTTGCAATATTCTTACTAGTTTGGGCAGATAACTTTGAGTATGGTCATTGTATCGAAGAAATGTTGTATATGATGATGCCACACATTTCTGGGATCTTGGAAGatcaagatttaaaaaaaatacaagtgttTTTCAATCATGAAACCTCAATTCATgaaattgatttcaaattttctaTCGATGGTATCCAAATTGCACTTTTTGCTAATTCAGatgaa ATATTAAGCTCTCCAATTAGAGATATAAATCATTCATTGTGCAGATTTGATTTGGACGAGATAAATATTAAGATAGATATGTTTTCAGACGACAGAGTAATTTTAAGTACTACAGTACAAAGATGTATGTTAGAAGACACTAGGAGACATAATACATCTGAAAAAAT GATTTTTGAACCTGTTGGTCCATCAGATTCATCTAACGAAGTACATATATCTGTATCAACTCCACCATTATTTGATTTATCTTTTGAAAAGACATATTCAGGTGATAGAACAATTCATATTCATTTGGATAAAACCAGATTGAATTTCTCAATTCCTTTTGTTGTGGAATTAACACAATTTGTATTGGACTCTTTaccaataaaaagaaaaaatactgaTGGAACCTTAGCATCTCCAATGCTTAATGTAGATAGTCATAGGAAATACCCAGATGAAAAGCGATCAGTGGAGAGAAAACCAATGAATATTGAAAAGCAGtcag ctttAACTATATCTGTTCGTTTTGGTCGTCCTGAAATAGCAATATTACCTCCCGGAGTAGAAGAATTAGACATTCGAGATCAAGTACTTTTATGTCGAACAGAGTTTCTTTTAGATTATGGTCGTCATCCAGGACATGAAGAGAGACTTGTTTGTTCATTatcaaattttcatattttagcaGTGTCAAAAAAAAGAAGAGCTGAGAAGAtg GTTTTGCATCCATGTGACATAGAGTTTTCAAGAACTTTAAAATCAGGAGACCATGATGCAATAGAAATTTTAATTCGTTCTAGTCCCCTAAATGTACATTTGTCAACTAGTACAGTTCACATTATTCTCAAT gCCATCGACCTCATGGAATTTAATTACGATGAAGATCCTGATTTCGAAGGATCATCTTATCGGGAGTTTAAAAATGATGATTTATGGACTCCAAAATCCATAGTACCTAATACTGTACCTAACAAATTGGTTcctaaaagaacatttttttcatttttccaaTCAAAGTTTTCGAATACTATGGATGTGAAATCAGAAAATCTTGAACTCTATATACAAGACATTAACGTGTCTCTAGAACTAGAAGAACTAGATTTAGAAGACATTCCTATGATCATGTTTAAATCATCATTAAAAGTTCAAGTAAAAGATTGGTCAGATcagtttaatttaaaag gGGGTCTAAATTTAAAAGCTTCATACTTTAACTGTAATTTGAGTGTTTGGGAACCGTTTATTGAGCCTTGGAATATAAAACTGAAA ggTTTCTTGGGTAAGTTCAATGTAAAACAAATGGATTTGGGTGATGTATTGGTACAATCATCTCACCAATCTGTTGTGGAAGGTGAGAGTGAAAGTTCAGATGATGAAAGTGAAGCTGAAATGAAATTCATTAGAAAAACAGTGAAGTCAAGGG aaacttCACTTGAAAAATGGTACTCTGATGATTCAGATTCAGATCAGGAAACAGGAGTTATGGATAAATTAGCTAAAGctattacacatttaatatcTGAGTATGTTAAATg TGAATGTAGTGATGAAGACTTAACAAATTCAGATTCAAGCGATGAAAGCGGAGCTGAACAGGAATCCAGAAATATTAGTCAAGAAaggataaagaaaaaaatta gtTACTCTAGTGATTCTGGTTTAGAAAATGATTCTGAAGGACTGGAAACATCAACGTATATCATTTTTGAAACGGAGAGGCTAGAAGTATCATTTACTCCAGCTAATATATCTGTTATTGATACACTCATAAAATCGTTGTATAATCCAAAAACTGATGATTGTGATTCAACTGAAAGTTTTGTTCTTGTTAATGATCTTGCAGTGAGAtctattgttatgttatatcaAAAAActgag agaGGATTAGAACAAATCTTAGAAGCAATTGATGGATCTAGAACATCTTCAATATCCAGACAAag CATGTCTAACGATTGtacttttgtaaataatttaacaaaaaaaaataatcatgaaaACATTGATGACAATTCTAGTGAAATGATGTACAAGAAAATTACTGACTATCAACtcaatataaaagttgaag gTTTTGATGATTTGATTGTGGTTTGTCCAAAACGTACATGCAATAAATTACATGCTCTTTCTCCAGTAAAAAATGACACACGGTATTGGATTATGGTATCTGTAGTGTCAAAAAAGCTGAGccacataataacaataagatcACCTTTAATG TTGAAAAATGACACATCATTCCCTTTGATGATCCATTATAATCGTACTGAAGCAATAGATACTTTTGAAATGGATACTGGAGTTGTAGAAGAGTCTGACAATCCTTTTGAATCGACATGTACGTTGGCAATTCTTGAAGCTGGATCAATTTTTAATGTGCCAATAGCTTTAGCATATCATTCAAAACTGTTCTTATCTCCTGCTAATTTGCA gaATTATCTTGTTAGTGATAGTGGTGTTTGGTGGCCAGATTTGTCCGTTGATACTAGTTGTGCAAAAGAATTAGTATGTGCTACATCTAAAGTTGACGAACAACCAAATTTTTCTATTCGG GTTGTCTGTGAAGAAGGAGAACCAGTTTTTAACCGTGCTTCAAGAACAGTGCCAAATTATACTTTAAGAGCAGTTCCTCCTGTAGTCATACATAATTTTCTTCCGTTTGCTATAGAATTCAGTTTTCCAAATTTCAAGCACCATATTGAAGCTTCCGAGAAAATTGATGTTTACATGTTAAATATTACACATAAGGTTTTGAAAACTGATTTAATTGTACCATCATATCTTGGTATATCGTGGTCTGGAAGCTTTAACTTGCGAAaagatataaatgaaaaaactgTAAACATGAGTACTGAACATGATACTGATGGTggtaacaaacatttaaaaattgcaataaaaattacaaatgaaGATTCTTGTCGCATTTTTATACATTCACCATATTGGATTGTAAATAAGACAGGTTTACCATTACAATTAagg ggaTCACGATCAGATATTGTGTATGAATCACATACTGAAGAaccattattgttttcatacaaACGCTTAAAAAAGAGATGTATTAAACTAAGGGCATACCATTCAAATTGGTCTTCAGCATTTTCAATGGATACAGTTTACTGCCCTGgacttgtaatttgtaaagaTAAAGAACGCCAGAAAAAATACAGAATTTTAATGAAGCCAGTTTTATCTCACTTATGCCCTCATTTAACAACAATCGtcacatttttaccaaatttctCTGTAGTAAATAATTTCAACAGAAGTTTACGATTCATGGAGGATAATCAAGATGCAGATTTATGGACAGACATTTTACAAGGACAG acATTACCATTTTGGCCTGAGACTGATTCAATGAGGATGTTTGTTAAACTTCGAGATGGAAAATCCGGATcacaacatttttcaattataaaagaAGAGCAGACGGTTCTTAGAATGGATAAagga CGAGCTCTTGTAGTTAAAATAACAGGTGGTGGCGAAAATCCGTTTTTaataagttttcaaaaattctGTCAAAATGATGCTCCAGTAAGAGTTGACAATATGTGTGatgacatttttctaaaaattcatcaaaaaaatTTGGGACAA GTAACATTACTAAGTCCTCATCAATCTCTATTATATACTTGGGATGATCCTACTGAAGAACGTGTGCTTTACTGGAATGCatatagcaaaaaaaacaaaagttatgtAGCAGAGTTTGAAAAAGATGGATTTGGACAGAAAAGGATAAGTTTCTGTCAAATCAAACCAGCTGAAATTGCAAATATcaacttaaattttattaaattaataacaaatcaaCATCTTGAATCACCCGATACGAGTGAAACGAGTGATTCAGATTCTGATGCGGGACCACCTATTaga ttacctagaaccaaaaaatctaagGTTGTGGTTTACTGGGTAAGTTATATGGACGCCGTAGGTCAAAGAGTATTGCTTTTTACCCAAGACGAAAAAGCAGCAGCAACTGCacgtaaaaatattgaaaataataaatctagtATTGACTTAATTGTAGCCATGGACGGACTGGGATTATCTCTG AGTACTTCTCGTGGTGTTCACACGGAGGAGATTGCCTATTTAAGTTTAACAGATTCTGCTTCTGAATGGATGGTGAGAGTAAGAAATGTCTGGAAACCTTTTACAGTTGAACTTGCATGTTGGTTGGAAGATATGTGGAAAAACGATGATAAAAAAGCACATTTAAAAGATTATGTCcat gtGGATTTCGACAAAATGCAAATGATAAGACCATTTTTTGGACATCTTCGTCGTTCGTATAATCCAGCTGCACGGATTCGATGTAAATTTACTTCAAAAAGTACTACCGTGTGCTTCAAAATTCATAGAATACAA ttggaCAATCAGTTATCGGATTGTACATTTAAAACTGCATTGTATCAAACATCCGTGTGTAAGACATCTCCTcgatattttaaaccatttttggAATTATCATATTCTAAAACACCAATTTCTAATCATTACGACGTTTACAA atattttgataTAAGTCTTCAAGACTTTACCGTACAACTCGATAGAACATTTGTGGTTAGTATGCATAAAACTTTATCACCACTTCTTGCAGTTTTTGAATGTCCGTTAGATGCGAGATTTAGACAAGACGTAAGTTCACTTCATGCACCTAATATCCCACCG GGGAGAAACCCTGGTAAGGTATTTGTTGAGTATTTCCATTGTTCtccatttaatatacaattaagttTTTCGGCGAAAGTACCAGAACTCAGCCCCTTGAAGAGCTCCAATAGTTTTGCAACAGATGCTCTTTTGTATGTACTCGATGGCCATTCGAACCGTTTAAGTGACATAAAAGCCGTAAATCTCAA tgtgAATAGCTTAACACGAAAAGGACTTTATAAAGAATCATTTAACTCAATGTTTAGTTACGGATTAAAAAATTACGCACGGCAGTTATTAAAACAATGCCatgtttctatttttaatttggatGTATTGGAAAACATTTACGAAATGGATGAGATTGATGAAAAACTAAACTTTGAA GAATACTTAGGGCCTTTTATTGAAGAAGTACAAGGTTCATTTAGAGCCATTGAAAGTGTAGAAAAATGGAATTTTGAGGAACTATTGCCGGAACAAATGATTTCTGTCCACAAAGGAACAGAAATGTCAGTTTTGTTATCTATGTCTGGTGCAATACAAAGACCTCATATTG GTGGAGAAGACGATAGTGCTGCAGAGTCGTTCTTTAGAGGTCCCGGTCGGAACTTACTGGCAGTCCTGTCAAAATCTAACGTATCCGATAAGGTGTCAATGGCTTATGATGGAGTTAAAAG AATTATTGAGTCAGGCGAAGAGGTAGTGATGCGAACACGAATTCCAAGATATGTCAATCCAATG ggAATGAAAAGCTATTCTATGTATGAAGCTGTTGGtttacatttgtttaaaatgttgagtCGTTCTCTATCAAATGATGGTTATTGGGCGCACGTGAGTTTACTACCAGAGGGGAAAAAAGTCCTACTTATTACATTAAG acgagtaattttagctgaaaaataCCGCACTAAAGGACCGTGGGAAATCGAATGGAGTATTTATGTTGATAACATAATTGATGTGCCAACAgttgttgaaaataaattaagtttcaaAGTTCGGCAA GATGAACATCACTCGAGTTATTTTTTCCGCGGTGACGAAAAATGTATCGAATACAACGATAAAACAACATTGAAATGGATTAAGAATAAAATTCAACAAGTTATGGTTTTAGGATATGAGGATAAACCTCtcaattcttaa